The Changchengzhania lutea genomic sequence GATCAGTCTCAGCAATCCTCTGTGGTTGCAGGGGGCTTGTATAATCCCATAGTATTAAAGCGTTTTACAGGCGTTTGGAAAAGTAAAGAACAACTGTCAGTAGCTCTAAATATGTATGGACAACTGGAAATTCTATTAGGTGTCAAATTAGATTATAAAATCCCGGTCTATAGAAAATTTGCATCCTTAGAAGAACAGAATGATTGGTTTATGGCAAGCGACAAACCACAACTTTCAAAATATCTTTCTACAGAATTAGTAAAAAACTCAAAAGCATGCATTAGTGCACCTTTGGGTTTTGGAGAAGTTTTTAAAACAGGCAGAATAGACACAAATACTCTCATTGATAATTATAAGTTATTTTTGAAGAAAAACAATCTACTCATTGAATCTCGTTTTGATTACGATCAAATTAATTTGAATAATAAGGTCGTTCAATATAAAACTACTGAATCGCGGTTTATAGTTTTTGCTGAAGGCTTTGGTGTTATAAAAAATCCATACTTCAGCAATTTACCATTAGTGCCTACAAAAGGGGAATTACTCACTATTCACGCGCCACAATTAAAAGTGGATTATGTCTTAAAATCGAGCGTTTTCATCATTCCGCTAGAAGACGATCTGTATCTTATTGGTGCCACCTATGATTGGAAAGACACCTCTAATAGCATCACAGAAACTGCTAGAGAAAGCCTTTTAAGTAAATTGAACACCATTATTAGTTGTCCCTATGAAGTGGTAAATCACGTTGCCGGAGTGCGGCCGACGGTTAAGGACAGACGTCCTCTAGTTGGGCAGCACAAAGCTCATAAAAACATGTATGTTCTTAATGGCTTAGGAACTCGTGGCGTCATGATTGGACCTTACGTGTCCCAAGCACTATACAACTTTATTGAAAACGGAGAACCTATGGATAGGGAGATTGATATTAAACGCTTTGAATAAGTAATTCTAATTATTCTTTTTTGCCAAGGATTTATCGTAATGCATAAAAAAGTTAATCCAAATATTTCTTGAAAGCCTTAATATAATTGGCATAAAAACGATCAGCGTCGCTATTATTGAAATGAAAATCACATGAATACTCGCTTTAAATACAAAATACGATATTACAAAAGCTGCTGTTGCAAAAGCAATACCTACAGGGTAACTCACGTACATAGAGCCATAAAAAAAAGAGGGTTCCATTTTATATTTGGTTCCGCAATTACTACAAGCTTCGTGCATTTGTAACGCTTCGGAAAGCACGTAGGGATTTTTATTTACAAACATGCTTTCTTCATGGCATTTTGGGCAAGTACCCGTTAAAATACTATATAATTTTGTTCCTTTATTAAACATAATAATTATGTATTTTTGCAACCGCAAATATTGAGTAAAAATACTATTTAAATCACGAAAACTCAGTAAAAAAAAGTTACATTTCTATGATGAACATTCACAACTTATCCATTTCATTTCAGGGCGAATACCTGTTTGAAGATATCACCTTCAAACTAGGGAATGGAGATAGAATCGGTCTTATTGGTAAAAATGGCGCAGGTAAATCTACGATGCTTAAAATTTTATCAAAAGAAATGGAACCAGACTCAGGCCAGATAGCTGCAGATAAGGAACTCAAGATCGGATTTCTAAAGCAGGATATCGATTTTGTATTAGGGCGAACTGTTTTAGAGGAAGCCTACGAAGCCTTTGTTGAAATTAAGCAGTTAGAGTCCAAAATGGATACCGTTAATACGCAACTTGCTGAACGTACCGATTATGAAAGTGATGGGTATCATCAGCTTATGGTAGATATTAATGAGCTGCAACATCAATATGAAATATTAGGAGGCTATAATTATCAAGGGGATACTGAGAAAATTTTACAAGGCTTAGGTTTTAAACGTGAGGATTTTGATAAATTGACTGATACATTTTCCGGAGGTTGGCGAATGCGAATAGAATTGGCCAAATTACTACTTCAGAATAACGATATCCTATTATTGGATGAGCCTACAAACCATTTAGATATAGAATCTATTATCTGGTTGGAAGGGTTTCTTAAAAATTATCCTGGTGCTGTGGTTATTGTCTCTCACGATAAAATGTTTTTAGATAACGTGACCAATAGAACCATTGAGATCTCATTAGGGCGTATTTATGACTATCCTAAACCTTACACAAAATACTTGGTGCTTCGGGAGGAGTTAAGAACCCAACAATTGGCATCTCAAAAAAATCAGCAAAAACAAATAGAGCAAACAGAGAAGCTTATTGAAAAGTTTAGAGCAAAGGCTTCAAAGGCCACTATGGCGCAATCGTTGATTAAAAAATTAGATAAAATCGACAGAATCGAGGTTGATGAAGATG encodes the following:
- a CDS encoding NAD(P)/FAD-dependent oxidoreductase; the encoded protein is MTVDYIIVGIGLAGISFCEQLRKHNKTFVVFDDQSQQSSVVAGGLYNPIVLKRFTGVWKSKEQLSVALNMYGQLEILLGVKLDYKIPVYRKFASLEEQNDWFMASDKPQLSKYLSTELVKNSKACISAPLGFGEVFKTGRIDTNTLIDNYKLFLKKNNLLIESRFDYDQINLNNKVVQYKTTESRFIVFAEGFGVIKNPYFSNLPLVPTKGELLTIHAPQLKVDYVLKSSVFIIPLEDDLYLIGATYDWKDTSNSITETARESLLSKLNTIISCPYEVVNHVAGVRPTVKDRRPLVGQHKAHKNMYVLNGLGTRGVMIGPYVSQALYNFIENGEPMDREIDIKRFE
- a CDS encoding DUF983 domain-containing protein, yielding MFNKGTKLYSILTGTCPKCHEESMFVNKNPYVLSEALQMHEACSNCGTKYKMEPSFFYGSMYVSYPVGIAFATAAFVISYFVFKASIHVIFISIIATLIVFMPIILRLSRNIWINFFMHYDKSLAKKNN